The proteins below are encoded in one region of Corvus hawaiiensis isolate bCorHaw1 chromosome 3, bCorHaw1.pri.cur, whole genome shotgun sequence:
- the SESN1 gene encoding sestrin-1 isoform X2, with protein MKPLKLELGIRIPRPLGHGPSRFIPEKETIQVGKEDATMHTLFAESFATLGRLDNVTLVMVFHPQYLESFLKTQHYLLQMDGPLPLHYRHYIGIMAAARHQCSYLVNLHVNDFLHVGGDPKWLNGLENAPQKLQNLGELNKMLAHRPWLITKEHIEQLLKTEENSWSLAELIHAVVLLTHYHSLASFTFGCGISPEIDCEGGHTFRPPSVSNYCICDITNGYHGADEIHASPAGSIPSTESVCEVEALMEKMKQLQECRDEEEASQEEMATRFEREKRESMFVCSSEDEESAATRDVSRHFEDTSYGYKDFSRHGMHVPTFRVQDYSWEDHGYSLVNRLYPDVGQLLDEKFHIAYNLTYNTMAMHKDVDTSMLRRAIWNYIHCMFGIRYDDYDYGEINQLLDRSFKVYIKTVVCTPEKTTKRMYDSFWRQFEHSEKVHVNLLLVEARMQAELLYALRAITRYMT; from the exons gaACTTGGAATAAGAATTCCTAGACCACTGGGACACGGACCAAGCAGATTCATCCCTGAGAAGGAG ACAATTCAGGTGGGAAAGGAGGACGCCACGATGCACACGCTGTTTGCAGAGTCTTTTGCCACGCTGGGCCGGCTGGACAATGTCACCTTGGTGATGGTTTTCCACCCGCAGTATCTCGAAAGCTTTCTAAAAACTCAGCACTATCTCCTGCAAATGGATGGTCCTCTCCCGCTCCATTACCGGCACTACATCGGGATAATG GCTGCAGCACGACATCAGTGCTCTTACCTTGTTAACCTCCATGTGAATGACTTCCTTCATGTCGGTGGAGACCCTAAATGGTTGAATGGTCTGGAAAATGCACCTCAAAAACTGCAAAATTTAGGAGAACTGAACAAAATGTTGGCTCATCGACCCTGGCTTATCACCAAGGAACATATCGAG caactaTTGAAGACTGAAGAGAACAGCTGGTCCTTGGCAGAGCTGATCCATGCAGTCGTTCTCCTTACACACTACCACTCCCTTGCTTCCTTCACGTTTGGCTGTGGGATCAGCCCAGAGATCGACTGTGAAGGGGGTCACACCTTCAGGCCCCCCTCCGTCAGTAACTATTGCATATGTGATATTACAAATGGTTACCATGGGGCGGATGAAATCCatgccagcccagctgggagtATTCCA tCTACAGAGTCTGTCTGTGAAGTTGAAGCTCTTATGGAGAAAatgaagcagctgcaggagtgcAGAGATGAAGAGGAAGCCAGTCAAGAAGAGATGGCCACGCGTtttgaaagagagaagagagaaagcaTGTTCGTGTGTTCTTCAG AAGATGAAGAATCTGCAGCAACAAGAGATGTGTCTCGTCACTTTGAGGATACCAGCTATGGTTACAAAGACTTCTCCAGACATGGAATGCATGTGCCCACCTTTCGTGTTCAG GATTATTCCTGGGAAGACCATGGCTATTCCTTGGTTAATCGTCTTTATCCAGATGTGGGACAACTACTTGATGAGAAGTTCCATATTGCTTATAATCTGACTTACAACACAATGGCTATGCACAAAGATGTGGATACCTCAATGCTGAGACGAGCTATTTGGAACTATATCCATTGTATGTTTGGAATAAG ATATGATGATTATGACTATGGTGAAATTAATCAGTTGTTGGACCGCAGCTTTAAAGTTTATATCAAGACTGTGGTTTGCACTCCTGAAAAGACCACAAAAAGAATGTATGATAGCTTCTGGAGGCAGTTTGAACACTCTGAGAAG
- the SESN1 gene encoding sestrin-1 isoform X3: MHTLFAESFATLGRLDNVTLVMVFHPQYLESFLKTQHYLLQMDGPLPLHYRHYIGIMAAARHQCSYLVNLHVNDFLHVGGDPKWLNGLENAPQKLQNLGELNKMLAHRPWLITKEHIEQLLKTEENSWSLAELIHAVVLLTHYHSLASFTFGCGISPEIDCEGGHTFRPPSVSNYCICDITNGYHGADEIHASPAGSIPSTESVCEVEALMEKMKQLQECRDEEEASQEEMATRFEREKRESMFVCSSEDEESAATRDVSRHFEDTSYGYKDFSRHGMHVPTFRVQDYSWEDHGYSLVNRLYPDVGQLLDEKFHIAYNLTYNTMAMHKDVDTSMLRRAIWNYIHCMFGIRYDDYDYGEINQLLDRSFKVYIKTVVCTPEKTTKRMYDSFWRQFEHSEKVHVNLLLVEARMQAELLYALRAITRYMT; encoded by the exons ATGCACACGCTGTTTGCAGAGTCTTTTGCCACGCTGGGCCGGCTGGACAATGTCACCTTGGTGATGGTTTTCCACCCGCAGTATCTCGAAAGCTTTCTAAAAACTCAGCACTATCTCCTGCAAATGGATGGTCCTCTCCCGCTCCATTACCGGCACTACATCGGGATAATG GCTGCAGCACGACATCAGTGCTCTTACCTTGTTAACCTCCATGTGAATGACTTCCTTCATGTCGGTGGAGACCCTAAATGGTTGAATGGTCTGGAAAATGCACCTCAAAAACTGCAAAATTTAGGAGAACTGAACAAAATGTTGGCTCATCGACCCTGGCTTATCACCAAGGAACATATCGAG caactaTTGAAGACTGAAGAGAACAGCTGGTCCTTGGCAGAGCTGATCCATGCAGTCGTTCTCCTTACACACTACCACTCCCTTGCTTCCTTCACGTTTGGCTGTGGGATCAGCCCAGAGATCGACTGTGAAGGGGGTCACACCTTCAGGCCCCCCTCCGTCAGTAACTATTGCATATGTGATATTACAAATGGTTACCATGGGGCGGATGAAATCCatgccagcccagctgggagtATTCCA tCTACAGAGTCTGTCTGTGAAGTTGAAGCTCTTATGGAGAAAatgaagcagctgcaggagtgcAGAGATGAAGAGGAAGCCAGTCAAGAAGAGATGGCCACGCGTtttgaaagagagaagagagaaagcaTGTTCGTGTGTTCTTCAG AAGATGAAGAATCTGCAGCAACAAGAGATGTGTCTCGTCACTTTGAGGATACCAGCTATGGTTACAAAGACTTCTCCAGACATGGAATGCATGTGCCCACCTTTCGTGTTCAG GATTATTCCTGGGAAGACCATGGCTATTCCTTGGTTAATCGTCTTTATCCAGATGTGGGACAACTACTTGATGAGAAGTTCCATATTGCTTATAATCTGACTTACAACACAATGGCTATGCACAAAGATGTGGATACCTCAATGCTGAGACGAGCTATTTGGAACTATATCCATTGTATGTTTGGAATAAG ATATGATGATTATGACTATGGTGAAATTAATCAGTTGTTGGACCGCAGCTTTAAAGTTTATATCAAGACTGTGGTTTGCACTCCTGAAAAGACCACAAAAAGAATGTATGATAGCTTCTGGAGGCAGTTTGAACACTCTGAGAAG